GAGATCCCAGAGACCCGGATTCATTACGAGTTTTTCGGGCCGGCCTCTGCGCTGACAGAGAGGGCAAAGGTTGCGACACCAAAGCGTGCCGCAGCAGCCTCTGAGTGCTGCGAAGAAATCGAGGTGACGTTTTCCAAGTCGGGGGTCAAGGTAAATTGGAACCCGTCATTTGAAAGCATCCTTGACCTCGCTGAGGCAAATGGATTGAGCCCGGATTACAGCTGTCGGTCTGGGATATGTCATACCTGTAAATGCACGCTCGAGGAAGGTGAAGTGGAGTACGTTCAAGAGCCACTTGACCTGCCCGCTCAGGGATCGGTCTTGATCTGCTGCTCAAAGCCAAAAAGCAATGTGGTCGTCGGGGTGTGACGCCGTCGTCGGCGAAAGTAAACGGTTTGCCCATAAGATGTCTGTTCGGAGGAGGAACTGAGTACTAGGGGGGACAAGGAGTGAAGCTTCTCTCGGTGAATGTGTCATTGCCCAAGGAAGTTCCATATATGAATAAGACGACCACGACAGGTATTTTCAAGGAACCCGTGGCCGTCCGGGTCATGCTGCGCACACTCAGTCTGGATGGGGATGGCCAAGCGGACTTGAAAAACCACGGCGGGATCTACAAGGCAGCCTACACCTATTCGTTCGAGAACTACGACTACTGGCAGCGCGAACTCGGGCGAACGGATTTCACGTTTGGCCAGTTCGGAGAGAATTTCACTGTCGAGGGCATGCTGGATGACGCGATTCACGTCGGTGACGTGTTTACCGTAGGCAGCGCGGTGGTCGAGGTCACGCAACCGCGCGTTCCCTGTTTCAAGCTAGGGATCAAGATGGGAATGGCACAATTCCCCAAGGTGTTCTTGGCGAGCGGTCGGCCGGGTTTTTACCTTCGGGTCGTGGAAGAGGGCGAGGTCGGCGCGGGCGATGTCCTGGCCCGAGTCAAGACTGACCCCGAACGCATGACGGTTCAGGAGGTGTGCCATTTACTCTACTTGGATCAGAAGAATCTCGTAGGGGCCAAGAAGGCGCTGCGTATCCAGGCGCTCTCACCCGGATGGCGGGGTTCTTTTGAAGAACGACTAACCAAAGCGGGAGTTCCTATTGAGCACGGCGAAGAAGCCAAAGAGGGAGAAAAGTGCTGTGGTCCGTGACCTCCCTTGAACACCTGCGGGAACCTTTCGACGCCCATCGCTGTTTATAAGGTAATTCCGTAGGTCAACGAATACGTCCAGGACGGGAGGATACGATGGCCACAATCGTCGAGTATAATTCAGGCAAGAAGCCCCTCAACGCCTATCCAAAACGGATCATTTCCCCGTTCCGTCCCGGCAATTGCTGTTCCGGCCACATGGTCCAGGTGGGCAATGTCCATGAGGACGAGCGGGGCTCCTGCTTCTGTTACCGCCGCTGCCAGGTCTGTGGATTTACCCTTCGGCATTTCCTGCCGGTCGTGCCTCCAGAGCAACCCCCCAGGATTCGAAGTCAAGGACGCCTCCTTCCACGAGTGGGGGAGGTGGCGTAGGCCTGAGTAGTTAGGCTCAAGGCGGGGGTTGCCAAACGCGCGGCCGACCATTACCATGATGGGAGGGTGGAATTGGAAGGAAGGGAAAAGGGCTAAGGCAGCGGTAGGACGATCGGCAAAATGAGTGCGGCCACACAGGTGTCGGTCCTGGTTGCGATGGGGGCGGGTCTGCTCTCGTTCCTGTCTCCCTGTGTCTTTCCCCTCATCCCCTCGTACCTCGCCTTGGTAGGTGGCCTCTCCCTCGAGGAAATCCAGGACTCAGCCGCCAACATCAAACACCGACGGCAGCTCCTGATACGCTCGGTGGCCTTTATCACCGGCTTCTCTGTCATCTTCATCTCCTTCGGCGCCTCGGCAACGGCT
This genomic window from Candidatus Methylomirabilota bacterium contains:
- a CDS encoding MOSC domain-containing protein, producing the protein MNKTTTTGIFKEPVAVRVMLRTLSLDGDGQADLKNHGGIYKAAYTYSFENYDYWQRELGRTDFTFGQFGENFTVEGMLDDAIHVGDVFTVGSAVVEVTQPRVPCFKLGIKMGMAQFPKVFLASGRPGFYLRVVEEGEVGAGDVLARVKTDPERMTVQEVCHLLYLDQKNLVGAKKALRIQALSPGWRGSFEERLTKAGVPIEHGEEAKEGEKCCGP